A window of Deinococcus sp. LM3 contains these coding sequences:
- a CDS encoding ParB/RepB/Spo0J family partition protein, with the protein MTRRRPNRPAGLDGLLQGASALADVPTVTLPTAQLRPAAFQPRQHFDPDTLTELADSIRKQGVLQPLLVRPSGAEFEIIAGERRWRAAQQAGLTHVPVYVRDLTDEQATRAALLENLHREDLNQYEEAAATLRLVALTLGVDEDTARARMYAAARGTNTEDREALEDLFAAASLGSWQSFTTNKLRILKYPDAIVQAMRGGLHYSIAAVIASAPEANQAELLALALGGAGYREVKARRAELEARPTPLRVDPARVTQVGKRIGSVKWLGTLDDRAQKDLQAWLNRMPDSVRRAMNLPD; encoded by the coding sequence ATGACCCGCCGGCGCCCCAACCGCCCCGCCGGACTGGACGGTCTGCTCCAGGGCGCGTCCGCCCTCGCGGACGTCCCGACCGTCACGCTCCCCACCGCGCAACTCCGGCCCGCTGCGTTCCAGCCGCGTCAGCACTTCGACCCGGACACCCTGACGGAACTCGCGGACAGCATCCGCAAGCAGGGCGTCCTGCAACCCCTGCTCGTGCGGCCCAGCGGCGCGGAGTTCGAGATCATCGCCGGCGAGCGCCGCTGGCGGGCCGCGCAGCAGGCCGGCCTCACCCACGTGCCCGTGTACGTCCGCGACCTCACCGACGAGCAGGCCACCCGCGCCGCCCTGCTGGAGAACCTGCACCGCGAGGACCTCAACCAGTACGAGGAAGCCGCCGCCACCCTGCGCCTCGTCGCCCTGACCCTCGGCGTGGACGAGGACACTGCCCGCGCCCGCATGTACGCCGCGGCGCGCGGCACGAACACCGAGGACCGCGAAGCCCTTGAGGACCTGTTCGCCGCCGCGAGTCTCGGCAGCTGGCAATCGTTCACGACGAACAAACTCCGCATCCTCAAGTACCCGGACGCCATCGTGCAGGCCATGCGCGGCGGCCTCCATTACAGCATCGCGGCCGTCATCGCCAGCGCCCCCGAAGCGAACCAGGCCGAACTGCTCGCCCTCGCCCTCGGCGGCGCCGGGTACCGCGAAGTCAAGGCCCGCCGCGCCGAACTCGAAGCGCGCCCCACGCCCCTGCGGGTGGACCCCGCGCGGGTCACGCAGGTCGGCAAACGCATCGGCAGCGTCAAATGGCTCGGCACCCTCGACGACCGCGCCCAGAAAGACCTGCAGGCGTGGCTCAACCGCATGCCCGACAGTGTCCGCAGGGCCATGAACCTCCCGGACTGA